A portion of the Segatella copri DSM 18205 genome contains these proteins:
- the polA gene encoding DNA polymerase I gives MDKLFLLDAYALIYRSYYAFMKAPRINSKGLNTSCVMGFCNTLNEILTKEKPTHIAVAFDHGKTFRHEAFPAYKAQREETPEDIKLSVPIIKNILEAYHIPILQVDGFEADDIIGTVALKAGEKGMETYMLTPDKDYAQLVRNNVFMFRPRHGGGYEKLGVQEIEEKYSITSPLQVIDLLALMGDSADNFPGCPGVGEKTAIKLINEFGSVEGLIENSSQVKGKLREKVEGAVEDIRMSKFLATIRTDVPVEIRMEDLKRVEPDNTKLDEIFTELEFKSFANRVLNKPKKVQTKAIGELDLFGVQLADSKEEPKNASFETIKTTSHSYKLIDTEVDAKKLYDYLLTFNILSLDTETTSTTAIDAELVGLSFAVKEKEAFYVAIPANREEALKIVNIFKPLYENPEILKVGQNIKYDYEVLINYGIEIQGKMFDTMLAHYLIQPELYHNMDYLAEVFLNYQTIHIEELIGPKGKNQKSMRDLAPSDIYEYAAEDADITLRLKNVLESKLKEIDCEDLFWNVEMPLVPVLAHMEMTGVCIDTDTLKETSENLTNRLNEIEHHIYELAGESFNIASPRQVGEILFGKMKIVEKPKKTKTGQYVTSEEVLQQLRSKSPIIDEILNYRGLKKLLGTYIDALPKLINSRTGHIHASFNQAITATGRLSSSDPNLQNIPVRDDDGKEIRRCFIPEPGCLFFSADYSQIELRIMAHLSQDPNMVEAFREGSDIHAATAAKIWHEDIKEVTDAQRKKAKTANFGIIYGITTFGLAQRMNIENREAKQIIEDYFRTFPGVQAYMEKAKEMAREKGYAETLFHRRRYLPDINSKNGTVRGFAERNAINAPIQGSEADIIKVAMIRIFNRFRAEGIRSKMIIQVHDELNFSVYPEEKEKVEKIVVEEMQNAYQLSVPLVADAGWGNNWLEAH, from the coding sequence ATGGATAAATTGTTCCTTTTAGACGCGTATGCGCTCATTTATAGGTCGTATTACGCCTTTATGAAAGCCCCTCGAATCAATTCGAAGGGACTCAATACTTCGTGTGTAATGGGGTTCTGCAATACCCTCAACGAGATACTTACCAAGGAGAAACCTACCCATATTGCGGTGGCTTTCGACCATGGCAAGACCTTCCGTCATGAGGCTTTCCCTGCATATAAAGCTCAACGAGAAGAGACACCGGAAGACATCAAACTCTCTGTGCCTATCATCAAAAATATCCTGGAGGCATATCATATCCCTATCCTTCAGGTAGATGGTTTCGAGGCGGATGATATCATTGGAACAGTTGCCTTGAAGGCAGGTGAAAAGGGGATGGAAACCTACATGCTCACACCCGATAAGGATTACGCACAACTGGTTCGTAACAATGTTTTCATGTTCCGTCCTCGTCATGGCGGTGGATACGAAAAGTTGGGCGTACAGGAAATTGAAGAGAAATACAGCATCACTTCCCCACTCCAGGTTATCGACCTCCTTGCCCTGATGGGCGACTCAGCTGATAACTTCCCAGGCTGTCCGGGCGTGGGAGAAAAGACAGCCATCAAACTTATCAACGAGTTCGGTAGTGTAGAAGGTCTTATCGAGAACTCTTCTCAAGTGAAAGGCAAGCTCCGCGAAAAAGTGGAGGGTGCAGTAGAAGATATCAGGATGTCAAAGTTCCTGGCAACCATACGAACCGATGTTCCGGTAGAGATCAGGATGGAAGATTTGAAACGGGTAGAGCCAGACAATACAAAATTGGATGAAATCTTCACCGAGTTAGAATTTAAGTCGTTTGCTAATCGAGTTCTTAACAAACCTAAAAAGGTGCAAACAAAGGCTATAGGAGAACTCGATTTATTTGGCGTACAGCTGGCAGATAGTAAGGAAGAGCCAAAAAACGCGAGTTTTGAGACTATTAAAACGACCTCTCATTCATATAAACTTATTGATACAGAAGTAGATGCAAAGAAACTTTATGACTATTTATTGACATTCAATATTCTCAGTCTAGACACAGAGACCACATCTACCACTGCTATTGATGCAGAATTGGTGGGTTTGAGCTTTGCCGTGAAGGAAAAAGAGGCTTTCTACGTAGCAATTCCGGCAAATCGTGAAGAAGCCTTAAAAATCGTAAACATCTTCAAACCTCTCTACGAGAATCCGGAAATCTTGAAAGTGGGGCAGAACATCAAATACGATTACGAGGTGTTGATAAACTACGGCATAGAGATTCAGGGCAAGATGTTCGATACGATGCTCGCCCACTATCTCATCCAGCCAGAACTTTACCACAACATGGATTACTTGGCAGAAGTATTCCTCAACTATCAGACCATCCACATCGAAGAACTGATTGGTCCGAAGGGAAAGAATCAGAAGTCGATGCGCGATCTCGCCCCATCAGACATTTACGAATATGCTGCCGAAGATGCCGACATCACCTTGAGATTGAAAAATGTGCTCGAATCAAAACTCAAAGAGATAGATTGTGAAGATCTGTTCTGGAATGTAGAAATGCCGCTTGTACCTGTTTTAGCCCACATGGAGATGACGGGAGTATGCATCGACACCGACACCCTGAAGGAAACATCGGAGAATCTCACCAACCGCCTCAATGAGATAGAACATCATATCTATGAGTTGGCAGGCGAATCGTTCAATATCGCTTCCCCACGCCAGGTTGGAGAAATACTCTTCGGAAAGATGAAGATTGTGGAGAAGCCTAAGAAGACGAAGACGGGCCAGTACGTAACAAGTGAAGAAGTTCTTCAGCAGCTGCGCAGCAAGAGTCCAATCATCGATGAGATACTGAACTACAGAGGTTTAAAGAAACTTTTGGGAACCTATATAGATGCCCTTCCAAAGCTTATCAACTCTCGCACCGGTCACATTCATGCCTCTTTCAACCAAGCCATCACAGCCACAGGACGTCTTTCTTCAAGTGATCCAAACCTGCAGAATATTCCTGTACGCGATGACGATGGCAAGGAGATACGCAGATGCTTCATCCCAGAACCAGGCTGCCTGTTCTTCTCTGCCGACTATTCACAGATAGAACTACGCATCATGGCACACCTGAGCCAGGATCCAAACATGGTAGAAGCATTCCGTGAAGGCTCTGATATTCATGCAGCTACAGCTGCCAAGATTTGGCACGAAGACATCAAAGAAGTAACAGATGCACAGCGCAAGAAGGCAAAAACTGCCAACTTCGGCATCATCTACGGCATCACGACCTTCGGTCTTGCCCAGCGCATGAACATCGAAAACCGAGAGGCAAAGCAGATCATAGAAGACTACTTCCGCACCTTCCCTGGTGTTCAGGCTTACATGGAGAAGGCAAAGGAAATGGCAAGAGAGAAAGGCTATGCCGAAACCCTCTTCCACCGCCGTCGCTACCTGCCAGACATCAACAGCAAGAATGGTACTGTAAGAGGATTTGCCGAGCGCAATGCCATCAATGCCCCTATCCAGGGCTCTGAGGCAGACATCATCAAAGTGGCTATGATCCGCATCTTCAACCGATTCAGAGCAGAAGGCATCAGGAGCAAGATGATTATCCAGGTGCATGACGAACTCAATTTCTCAGTATATCCGGAAGAGAAGGAAAAGGTAGAGAAGATTGTGGTAGAAGAGATGCAGAATGCCTACCAGCTCAGTGTACCTTTGGTTGCTGATGCCGGATGGGGAAACAACTGGCTAGAAGCACATTAG
- a CDS encoding polyprenyl synthetase family protein: MDYLSLIKLPIEAELADFIDLFNKSLMHSDGLLSQVLDHIRQRAGKRMRPILILLMARNFGKVSNVTQHSAVGLELLHTASLVHDDVVDESVERRGQASVNATYNNKVAVLVGDFILSTALLHVSYSHSEEIVRYLAELGRILSNGEILQLNSISNEEISEDIYYQVIKQKTAALFEACAGIGAMSANASELQIEEAKRFGQNLGIIFQIRDDIFDYYDSKEIGKPTGNDMVEGKLTLPVIYALKSTGDEEMMKLARKVKAHTVTADEIAQLVAFTKENGGIEYADKRMWDFHAEAMNFLDTYVEDKDIYNALKAYLDFVIERKA, translated from the coding sequence ATGGACTATTTATCACTTATCAAGCTGCCTATAGAGGCAGAATTAGCAGATTTTATAGATTTGTTCAACAAGTCTCTTATGCATAGCGATGGCCTCCTTTCCCAGGTGCTCGACCACATCCGTCAGCGCGCTGGAAAACGTATGCGCCCTATACTCATCTTGTTGATGGCACGTAATTTTGGGAAGGTTTCCAATGTTACCCAGCATTCTGCTGTAGGTCTGGAACTTCTTCATACCGCTTCGCTGGTACATGATGATGTGGTTGACGAGAGTGTGGAGCGACGCGGACAGGCTAGCGTGAATGCTACTTATAATAATAAGGTGGCTGTGCTTGTGGGCGATTTCATTCTTTCCACCGCCTTGCTTCATGTATCTTATTCGCATTCAGAGGAAATCGTGCGTTATCTTGCAGAGTTGGGACGTATCCTGTCTAATGGTGAGATTCTTCAGCTCAACAGTATCAGTAATGAAGAGATATCGGAAGATATTTATTATCAGGTGATTAAGCAGAAGACGGCTGCTCTCTTTGAGGCTTGCGCCGGTATCGGAGCGATGTCTGCCAATGCTTCAGAACTGCAGATTGAAGAGGCGAAGCGTTTCGGACAGAACTTGGGCATCATCTTCCAGATCCGTGATGATATCTTTGATTATTATGATTCCAAGGAGATAGGTAAACCTACTGGTAATGATATGGTTGAAGGAAAACTGACTTTGCCTGTAATATATGCTTTGAAGTCTACCGGTGATGAGGAGATGATGAAGCTTGCCAGAAAGGTAAAGGCTCATACTGTGACGGCTGATGAAATAGCTCAGTTAGTGGCATTTACAAAGGAAAACGGAGGTATTGAATATGCGGATAAGCGCATGTGGGATTTCCATGCCGAAGCCATGAATTTCCTCGATACTTATGTGGAGGATAAGGATATTTACAATGCCTTGAAGGCTTACTTGGATTTTGTGATTGAAAGAAAAGCTTAA
- the deoC gene encoding deoxyribose-phosphate aldolase: MSSIKEQVLAQQGQYKEPDDKYLSVLKQYNCNLNDEEVAAAVKKILDEKVAENETMEVKKFLFGSIELTSLHTEDTEESILKMIEKVNQFAKDYPQLPHVATVCTYPNFAGLISQSLEVDGVEIAVVSGNFPSSQTFIEVKIAETAMAIKDGATEVDIVMPVGKFFSEDYEGLCDDIQELKETCGEHKMKCILETGDLKNCSNIMKASILAMYSGSDYIKTSTGKEKVSATPEAAYVMCQAIKAYYEKTGIQIGFKPAGGINTVHDAVVYYTIVKEVLGEKWLTNQWLRLGTSRLTNLLLSEILGKEIKYF, from the coding sequence ATGAGCAGTATTAAAGAACAGGTTCTTGCACAGCAGGGACAGTATAAAGAGCCAGACGACAAGTATTTATCAGTCTTGAAGCAGTACAACTGCAACCTCAACGATGAGGAAGTAGCTGCTGCAGTAAAGAAGATTCTCGATGAAAAGGTAGCAGAGAATGAGACCATGGAGGTCAAGAAGTTCCTCTTCGGTAGCATCGAGTTGACCTCTCTCCATACTGAAGATACAGAAGAAAGCATCCTGAAGATGATTGAAAAGGTGAACCAGTTTGCCAAGGATTATCCTCAGCTTCCTCACGTAGCAACCGTATGTACCTACCCTAACTTTGCCGGCCTTATCAGCCAGAGTCTGGAGGTTGACGGCGTAGAAATCGCTGTAGTAAGTGGCAATTTCCCATCATCTCAGACCTTTATCGAGGTAAAGATTGCAGAAACCGCTATGGCTATCAAGGATGGTGCTACAGAGGTGGATATCGTAATGCCTGTTGGCAAGTTCTTCAGCGAAGATTACGAGGGTCTCTGCGATGATATTCAGGAACTCAAGGAGACATGCGGAGAGCATAAGATGAAGTGCATTCTGGAGACAGGCGATCTGAAGAATTGCAGCAACATCATGAAGGCTTCTATCCTCGCAATGTACTCAGGTTCTGACTATATCAAAACCTCAACAGGCAAGGAGAAGGTCTCAGCTACCCCTGAGGCAGCATACGTTATGTGCCAGGCTATCAAGGCATATTACGAAAAGACTGGCATTCAGATTGGTTTCAAGCCTGCAGGTGGTATCAATACCGTTCATGATGCCGTAGTTTACTACACCATCGTGAAGGAAGTTTTGGGCGAGAAATGGCTGACCAACCAGTGGTTGCGCCTCGGCACATCACGCCTGACTAACCTCCTCTTGAGCGAAATTCTGGGCAAGGAAATCAAGTACTTCTAA
- a CDS encoding nucleotide pyrophosphohydrolase translates to MTIKEAQETVDQWIKEYGVRYFSELTNMACLTEEVGELARVIARTYGDQSFKKGEKPNLGEEMADVLWVLICLANQTGVDLTEELQKSFDKKTKRDSERHKNNPKLSEHQEDKEQDNKN, encoded by the coding sequence ATGACAATAAAAGAAGCACAAGAAACTGTAGATCAGTGGATTAAAGAATATGGCGTACGCTATTTCAGCGAACTGACCAATATGGCTTGCCTCACAGAAGAAGTGGGCGAATTGGCACGCGTCATTGCCCGAACATACGGCGACCAGAGTTTTAAGAAAGGCGAGAAACCTAACTTAGGCGAAGAAATGGCCGATGTTCTTTGGGTGCTTATCTGCCTGGCAAATCAGACAGGGGTTGACTTGACAGAAGAACTCCAAAAGAGTTTTGACAAGAAGACCAAAAGGGATTCTGAAAGACATAAAAACAACCCGAAACTATCTGAGCATCAGGAAGATAAAGAACAAGATAACAAGAATTAA
- the dtd gene encoding D-aminoacyl-tRNA deacylase, translated as MRIVIQRVSHASVTIEGEVKSAIRQGYLILLGIEESDTSEDVDWLVRKVIGLRVFDDENHVMNRSIMDINGEILVISQFTLFASYKKGNRPSWLRAAKHEISIPLYEEFCKKLSDALGKPVGTGEFGADMKVELLNDGPVTIMMDTHNKE; from the coding sequence ATGAGAATCGTAATACAGCGTGTCTCTCACGCCTCAGTTACCATCGAAGGAGAGGTTAAATCTGCCATCAGACAAGGCTATCTGATCCTTTTGGGAATAGAGGAAAGCGACACATCAGAAGATGTAGACTGGCTGGTCAGAAAGGTAATCGGACTCCGTGTTTTCGACGACGAAAACCATGTTATGAACCGCTCCATCATGGATATCAATGGTGAGATTCTGGTCATCAGCCAGTTCACCCTATTCGCCAGCTACAAAAAAGGAAATCGCCCAAGCTGGCTCAGAGCAGCCAAGCACGAAATCAGCATTCCACTCTATGAGGAGTTCTGCAAAAAGCTATCCGATGCACTCGGAAAGCCAGTAGGAACAGGCGAATTTGGTGCCGATATGAAAGTAGAATTACTGAACGATGGACCGGTAACCATCATGATGGATACTCACAACAAGGAATAA
- the uvrC gene encoding excinuclease ABC subunit UvrC → MTKQENEERLARLKNIVLSMPEKPGSYQYYDENHTIIYVGKAKNLKRRVSSYFHKEVDRYKTKVLVSKIHDISYTVVNTEEDALLLENSLIKKYNPRYNVLLKDGKTYPSICVTNEYFPRIFKTRHINKKVGTFFGPYPHIGSMYAVLEVIKKLYKPRTCRMPITREGVAEGRYKPCLEYHIHNCGAPCINKQSYEEYQENMRQAREILKGNTREVSKYLYDLMMKNAELLRFEIAEEYKKKYQLLDEFEAKSEVVSHTITDVDVFTIVNDDANKNAFINYIHVKNGTINQSFTYEYKRKLEESDEELLITAIPEIRERFHSTSKEIIVPFEMEWKLKDATFFVPQRGDKKHLLELSEMNCKQYKFDRLKQAEKLNPEQKQTRLMKELQAKLKLPKLPYQIECFDNSNISGTDAVAGCIVYKGMKPSRKDYRKYNIKTVEGPDDYASMQEVVRRRYSRMIEEETALPDLIITDGGKGQMDVVREVIVDELHLDIPIAGLAKDDRHRTNELLFGFPPKTIALTPESELFKVLTQIQDEVHRYAITFHRDKRSKHALHSELDDIKGIGPKAKEALLSKFKSVKKMKEASLEQLSEVLGPHKAEILAKYFAEKGENMK, encoded by the coding sequence ATGACGAAACAAGAGAATGAGGAGCGCTTGGCTAGGCTTAAAAACATCGTTTTAAGTATGCCGGAAAAGCCAGGAAGCTACCAATATTACGACGAAAATCATACGATTATATATGTGGGAAAGGCGAAAAACCTGAAGAGAAGAGTATCTTCCTACTTCCATAAAGAGGTAGACAGATACAAGACAAAGGTGCTTGTTTCTAAGATTCACGACATATCTTATACGGTAGTAAACACTGAAGAAGACGCACTTTTGCTCGAAAACAGCCTGATCAAAAAGTATAATCCAAGATACAATGTCCTGCTGAAAGACGGCAAGACATACCCATCTATATGCGTAACAAACGAGTATTTTCCACGCATTTTCAAGACTCGTCATATCAATAAAAAAGTGGGAACCTTCTTCGGTCCTTACCCTCATATCGGCAGCATGTATGCCGTTTTAGAGGTCATCAAGAAGCTTTATAAGCCCCGCACCTGCAGAATGCCAATCACCAGAGAAGGCGTTGCTGAAGGTAGATACAAGCCGTGTCTGGAGTATCATATCCACAACTGCGGAGCACCCTGCATCAACAAGCAGAGCTATGAGGAATATCAGGAAAACATGCGCCAAGCACGTGAAATTCTGAAGGGAAACACGCGGGAAGTAAGCAAATATCTCTACGATTTGATGATGAAAAATGCAGAACTTCTACGTTTTGAAATAGCCGAAGAATATAAGAAAAAGTACCAATTACTGGATGAATTTGAGGCAAAAAGCGAGGTGGTAAGCCATACAATTACGGATGTAGATGTCTTTACAATAGTAAATGATGACGCCAACAAAAACGCCTTCATCAACTATATTCACGTAAAAAACGGCACCATCAACCAGAGCTTCACCTACGAATATAAACGTAAACTGGAGGAGAGCGATGAGGAACTTCTGATTACTGCCATTCCGGAAATCAGAGAGCGTTTCCACTCCACATCGAAGGAGATAATCGTGCCCTTCGAAATGGAATGGAAGCTGAAAGATGCCACCTTCTTCGTACCCCAGAGAGGTGACAAAAAGCACCTTCTGGAGCTGTCGGAAATGAACTGCAAGCAGTATAAATTCGACCGTCTGAAGCAGGCAGAAAAGCTCAATCCGGAGCAGAAACAGACCCGATTGATGAAGGAATTACAAGCAAAACTGAAGCTTCCAAAGCTGCCTTATCAGATAGAATGTTTCGATAATTCCAACATATCCGGTACTGATGCCGTGGCAGGTTGCATCGTATATAAAGGTATGAAACCATCCAGAAAAGACTATAGGAAATACAACATTAAGACAGTAGAAGGGCCGGATGATTACGCATCCATGCAAGAAGTGGTAAGACGCCGGTACAGTCGAATGATAGAGGAAGAAACTGCACTTCCAGACCTCATTATTACCGATGGCGGAAAGGGGCAGATGGACGTAGTAAGAGAGGTTATTGTTGACGAATTACACCTGGATATTCCTATCGCAGGTCTTGCCAAAGACGACCGCCATCGGACCAACGAACTTCTCTTCGGATTCCCACCTAAAACCATCGCCCTAACACCCGAAAGTGAACTGTTCAAGGTACTGACGCAGATACAGGATGAGGTGCACAGATACGCCATCACCTTTCATCGCGACAAGCGCAGCAAGCATGCTCTTCACTCAGAATTAGACGATATCAAAGGCATCGGTCCGAAGGCTAAAGAAGCCCTTCTGAGCAAGTTTAAGAGCGTGAAAAAGATGAAAGAAGCATCCTTGGAACAACTTTCAGAGGTATTAGGCCCACATAAGGCGGAAATTCTTGCAAAATATTTTGCAGAAAAAGGCGAGAATATGAAATAA
- a CDS encoding adenine phosphoribosyltransferase, with protein MNNQLLLDNLRCIPDWPIKGVNFRDVSTLFKNPASLKEISDEMYELYKDKGITKIVGIESRGFVMSSALAIRLGAGVVLCRKPGKLPCKTVQESYAKEYGIDTIEIHEDAINEDDIVLLHDDLLATGGTMKAACNLVKKFHPKKVYANFIIELVNENFEGRNSFDPDVEVTTLLQL; from the coding sequence ATGAACAATCAGCTATTATTAGACAATCTGCGTTGCATTCCAGATTGGCCAATCAAGGGTGTAAACTTCCGCGATGTATCAACCCTTTTCAAGAATCCTGCATCTTTAAAAGAGATCAGCGATGAGATGTATGAACTCTACAAAGACAAAGGAATCACCAAGATTGTAGGCATCGAATCACGCGGTTTCGTAATGTCTTCTGCCCTTGCTATTCGTCTCGGAGCCGGCGTAGTTTTATGCCGTAAACCGGGCAAACTTCCATGCAAAACCGTACAGGAAAGTTATGCTAAGGAATATGGCATCGATACCATCGAAATCCACGAAGATGCCATCAATGAGGACGACATCGTACTCCTCCACGACGACCTCCTTGCCACCGGTGGAACCATGAAAGCAGCATGCAACCTGGTAAAGAAATTCCATCCGAAAAAGGTATATGCCAACTTCATCATCGAGCTCGTAAACGAGAATTTCGAAGGCAGAAATTCCTTTGATCCAGACGTTGAAGTAACTACTTTATTGCAGTTATAA
- the mnmG gene encoding tRNA uridine-5-carboxymethylaminomethyl(34) synthesis enzyme MnmG: MKFNYDVLVIGGGHAGCEAAAASANMGAKTCLITMDMNKIGQMSCNPAIGGIAKGQIVREIDALGGQMGIVTDKTAIQFRMLNIGKGPAVWSPRAQCDRGKFIWEWRTILDHTDNLDIWQDQADELLVADGEAIGVKTIWGAEFYAKSIIITAGTFLNGLMHVGRKMVEGGRCAEPAVHNFTESITRWGITTARMKTGTPVRIDKRSVHFEDMEEQPGDSDFHQFSYMGEHRVLKQLPCWTCYTNKKVHETLKSGLADSPLYNGQIQSTGPRYCPSIETKLVTFPDKDQHPLFLEPEGEDTNEMYLNGFSSSMPMDIQLNALHEIPALRDAKIYRPGYAIEYDYFDPTQLKHSLESKIIKGLFFAGQVNGTTGYEEAGGQGTVAGINAALHCVGDKTFEMNRDESYIGVLIDDLTTKGVDEPYRMFTSRAEYRILLRQDDADARLTEKAYELGIAKRDRYDWWIEKKEAIGRIIEFCANYPIKKDEINPKLEALGTTPLRAGCKLIDLIARPHLNLTNLSEIIPDLKTALEIPANRKEEIAEAAEIKMKYKGYIERERLIADKMHRLEDIKIKGRFNYSELHEISTEGRQKLERIDPETLAQASRIPGVSPSDINVMLVLLGR, encoded by the coding sequence ATGAAATTCAATTATGACGTGCTCGTTATCGGTGGAGGACATGCCGGATGTGAGGCTGCAGCAGCCTCTGCAAACATGGGTGCCAAAACCTGTTTGATAACGATGGATATGAACAAGATTGGTCAGATGAGTTGCAACCCCGCCATCGGAGGTATTGCCAAGGGACAGATTGTGCGCGAAATCGACGCATTGGGAGGACAGATGGGTATCGTAACGGATAAAACCGCCATCCAGTTCCGAATGCTCAACATCGGCAAGGGTCCTGCCGTATGGAGCCCCCGTGCCCAATGCGACAGAGGAAAGTTTATCTGGGAATGGAGAACCATCCTCGACCATACCGACAACCTCGACATCTGGCAAGACCAGGCTGACGAACTGCTCGTAGCTGACGGAGAAGCCATCGGCGTAAAAACCATCTGGGGAGCCGAATTCTATGCCAAGAGCATCATCATCACCGCTGGAACATTCCTCAACGGACTGATGCATGTAGGAAGAAAGATGGTAGAAGGCGGAAGATGCGCCGAACCTGCCGTACACAACTTTACGGAGAGCATCACCCGATGGGGTATCACTACTGCCAGAATGAAAACCGGAACTCCGGTCAGAATTGACAAGAGAAGTGTTCATTTCGAAGATATGGAAGAACAGCCGGGCGACAGCGATTTCCACCAGTTCTCTTACATGGGAGAACATCGGGTTCTGAAACAATTGCCTTGCTGGACTTGCTACACCAACAAGAAGGTACACGAAACTTTAAAAAGCGGTCTCGCTGACTCACCTTTATATAATGGTCAGATTCAGAGTACCGGTCCACGTTACTGTCCGAGTATAGAAACAAAGCTCGTCACCTTCCCCGACAAGGATCAGCATCCGCTCTTCCTGGAACCGGAAGGCGAAGATACGAACGAGATGTATCTGAACGGTTTTTCTTCGAGCATGCCGATGGATATCCAGCTGAATGCACTTCACGAGATTCCTGCTTTGAGAGATGCCAAGATTTACAGACCGGGATACGCCATCGAATACGATTACTTCGACCCTACCCAACTCAAACATTCACTGGAGTCGAAAATCATCAAAGGTCTCTTCTTTGCCGGACAGGTGAACGGAACCACAGGTTATGAGGAAGCAGGAGGACAGGGAACCGTGGCAGGAATCAACGCAGCCTTGCATTGTGTTGGCGACAAAACATTCGAGATGAACCGCGATGAGAGTTATATCGGCGTACTCATCGATGATCTCACCACAAAGGGAGTTGACGAACCATACCGTATGTTTACTTCCAGAGCCGAATACCGCATTCTGCTCCGTCAGGACGATGCCGATGCCCGACTCACCGAAAAAGCATACGAACTCGGAATTGCCAAGCGCGACCGTTACGACTGGTGGATAGAGAAAAAAGAAGCCATCGGAAGAATCATCGAATTTTGCGCCAACTATCCTATCAAGAAGGATGAGATAAATCCAAAACTGGAGGCGCTCGGCACTACTCCACTTCGCGCCGGCTGTAAGCTCATCGACCTCATAGCTCGTCCGCATCTGAACCTCACGAATCTTTCGGAGATTATTCCGGACCTGAAGACTGCACTGGAAATACCAGCTAACCGAAAGGAAGAGATAGCGGAAGCTGCAGAAATCAAGATGAAGTACAAAGGTTACATCGAACGAGAGCGTCTCATCGCCGATAAGATGCACCGATTGGAGGACATCAAAATCAAGGGCCGTTTCAACTATTCCGAGCTCCACGAAATCTCCACAGAAGGACGCCAGAAACTCGAGCGCATTGACCCGGAAACTTTGGCACAGGCAAGCCGAATTCCGGGCGTATCACCAAGCGATATCAACGTGATGCTTGTATTACTCGGAAGATAA
- a CDS encoding succinate dehydrogenase/fumarate reductase cytochrome b subunit, producing the protein MWLINSSIGRKVVMSVTGIALILFLTFHGCMNVVALFSGDAYNMICELLGANWYAVVATLGLAALAVCHIVYAFILTAQNRRARGNQRYEVTAKPEKVEWASQNMLVLGIIIVLGLLLHLFNFWYNMMFAELLGTSFGHCPSDGFAFIQDTFANPVFVVLYIIWLVALWFHLTHGFWSAIQTLGWSGKTWFCRWKMIGMIYSTILLLLFIVVVLAFAFGCAPSLCCA; encoded by the coding sequence ATGTGGTTAATCAATTCATCTATTGGTAGAAAGGTAGTGATGTCAGTAACTGGTATCGCTCTTATTCTATTCTTGACATTCCACGGTTGCATGAATGTTGTTGCTCTCTTCTCAGGAGATGCTTACAACATGATTTGCGAATTGTTGGGTGCTAACTGGTACGCCGTAGTTGCAACATTAGGTTTGGCAGCTTTGGCAGTTTGTCACATCGTTTACGCTTTCATCCTGACAGCACAGAACCGTCGTGCTCGCGGTAACCAGCGTTACGAGGTAACAGCAAAGCCAGAGAAAGTAGAGTGGGCTAGCCAGAACATGTTGGTGCTCGGTATCATCATCGTTCTCGGTTTGTTGCTTCACCTCTTCAACTTCTGGTACAACATGATGTTTGCAGAGCTTTTGGGTACAAGCTTCGGCCACTGCCCATCAGACGGCTTCGCATTCATTCAGGACACCTTCGCTAACCCTGTGTTCGTAGTTCTCTACATCATCTGGTTGGTAGCTCTTTGGTTCCACCTCACTCACGGTTTCTGGAGTGCTATTCAGACTCTCGGTTGGAGCGGTAAGACTTGGTTCTGCCGTTGGAAGATGATTGGTATGATTTATTCAACCATCCTGCTTCTCCTCTTCATCGTAGTTGTATTGGCATTCGCTTTCGGTTGCGCTCCATCTTTGTGCTGCGCATAA